The Oncorhynchus kisutch isolate 150728-3 linkage group LG20, Okis_V2, whole genome shotgun sequence genome has a segment encoding these proteins:
- the LOC109865500 gene encoding myosin phosphatase Rho-interacting protein isoform X4 — MSSKDNPCRKFQANIFNKSKCQNCFKPRESHLLSDEDLNQAKPIYGGWLLLAPEGTNFGNPLHRSRKWQRRFFILYEHGLLRYALDEMPSTLPQGTINMNQCSDVIDGESRTGQKNSLCVLTPDREHFIRAECREIINGWQEALTVYPRTNKQNQKKKRKVEPPTPQEPGPAKVTVTSTGGSIPCLPSSIASAERVPASRSTLWQEERWSRASTIPCSRSASCLSQLTQSHPGSSVTREDGSSLSGGRKVRVESGYFSLEKTKSPEPPQPPQHQPLTTSTSLGVLHHRRSQVIGKFESGDGEGVEHMDTTSPSEPPSNTVSVQRQGRSERRSLACKQEMSLDAEKERRVPDVSCSFNFRRAKSLDRRVTESSMTPDLLNFKKGWMTKLYEDGMWKKHWFVLTDQSLRYYRDSIAEEAADMDGEIDLSTCYDVTEFPVQRNYGFQILSKEGACTLSAMTSGIRRNWIQAIMKNARPTIAPPDVTRKNVSLKLSVLKPSSLLEEKARGRVVLHPSPQPGPDPSPESPRVEVRVVKTQRSVDHAPATVAAPASEPRKSRVRERRREGRSKTYDWSEFQPGQTEDPKRDKAPDTVDPSSASSSSTSSSSSSTSSLASSPVSTTSSPPTSSSISAPPPSRGSAVATREESEQERGRRRDERPQRFKQNTHAPSTVTTTMTATVNAVGAEPRNPGESQDQGRMEVDHSELGAEGSGESDGRAPDVQVEIEQRWHQVETTPLREEKQVPISTTDACLAERLPPQELAAMLDKELGQTQKELARLQEQNNMLQEQLEDARGREHSAREGYVLQSGTSPPSSSPHRAPWQRLHKLNQDLQNDLEAQRRKQDLAQHQVQTLRRSYTDAQDAIGRHEADIQALQAKLSSAMAEILASEQAVVRMRNELKLEQERSREQEEEWVRSDATLRVQLRDSEDRLREVEASLLERSQALRHLERQQALQRDHLREVHRLQERLAEVTGRLSATEQGQALKEERLRTEQRSLQESHERERQSLARRLAEAESGRAELEERLLEAEQQVEALLRGMRASDGDEVREEVMRLQEDLAQTTDVAETLRESVRRLEEEKGRLTCRCQELLNQISEADREVTKLRSRLETEEADYYTLEHSYERASEEFQKISRVLQEKEEEIRQTKEMYERLVERKEEDLNEALIKMAALGSSLEETEQRLQAREALLCQMDKGLRGQSEACSAETDLQAKLVVAEDRIAELEQHLNALQLGYADLRMERQRAQEGALHARETTKERGQSSSNSLPTNTDSSLTFDLGSKVKSSSDSDESQAKRQRIRFSSIQCQKYIQSEDLETSNADNTSSDISEEISQEISQDFQLSMETNSSDITFQFCSDPEKFISIITALEIKLLATEEKLRDLTQKLEEQRVDQPEGLMEGQGSWAGTDSELQELNARLEQEEAPSSALPGPVSQITAAKHQYAKALVCVESSREKVRGILSSHCPGSTGLQLHTLSEIENELVSATLYIREGGMTWNEPPSEVTQSPAQEIHKSKASNEETIRLFAKTLSFEAMVLNKMAFLIQNPDSDLLQRLIEICRETETIKRSDGDCVAIVYADVLTRKLMLESAFWAEVEKMESRCELMQEESSDVKSTVASMSLEANVTVIYNTCVKAELSHSLQSLKSFYEEKFKMLKRELAQAHGSLQQRESALKEIIQAPKRLDLTEVLQDVSSEFGFSEEQSLADVSELTPYMEQIEMEEAQDLAEEVVDRHLVGSVPSCSVDSVESLQVGRDNLAAELERQAAILHRFSQAIESGSHPGLANIIQANSSYQSTLNLTGGSLCMREALIQAQVAYVACRLRADHERDLVRYRQAGHSMDVLVQEHACTVGAIRERYEASLQEERQGFTCTMASLQDENQALRGEMGQRVEQLSQQQERLALLEERFHRETEELRQRHQLELSQAEQGRASTELALMETTADSQRKLEVLLVDMDTIEERHEGHLRRLEEQFQGQIRELQQVHQEEIQRLHAHYTETIRSIQDQEDSGSKGDSSPESGHSQSPLPEEVTPSTEQAWPMEEEEQGKGEEGQARVATDPMVVLKDRIQELETQMDTMRDELETKHLEGDVASLREKYQRDFESLKATCERGFTAMEETHHKVVEDLQRQHQREVSKLLEEKERLLAEETAATIAAIEAMKNAHREEMEKNQRSQISGLSTDIDELHEQYQEELQSIQRELEVLSEQYSQKCLENAHLAQALEAERQALRQCQRENQELNAHNQELNNRLTVEITRMRSCYSGETALSPFTQGKDLYELEVLLRIKESEIQYLKQEIHSLKDELQSALRDKKYATDKYKDIYTELSIVKAKADCDITKLTEKLLVATEALGERNVDGSATPGYDIMKSKSNPDFLKKERSTLSKQIRGVRSKSLKEGLTVQERMKLFEAKDSRKI, encoded by the exons ATGGCAGGAGGCCCTGACGGTCTATCCCCGGACCAACAAGCAGAACCAGAAGAAGAAGCGCAAAGTGGAGCCACCCACTCCTCAG gagccCGGACCAGCCAAGGTGACAGTGACCAGTACCGGGGGCAGTATCCCCTGCCTACCCAGCAGTATAGCCAGTGCAGAGCGGGTGCCAGCCAGCCGCTCCACACTGTggcaggaggagagatggagcagggCATCCACCATCCCCTGCAGCCGCAGCGCCTCCTGTCTCAGCCAGCTGACCCAGAGCCACCCGGGGTCAAGCGTCAccagagagg ACGGGAGCTCCCTGAGCGGCGGACGCAAGGTGCGAGTGGAGAGTGGATACTTCTCCCTGGAGAAGACAAAGTCGCCGGAGCCCCCCCAGCCTCCCCAGCACCAGCCCCTGACCACCTCTACCTCCCTCGGCGTCCTCCACCACAG GCGTTCTCAGGTGATAGGGAAGTTTGAGTCGGGGGATGGGGAGGGTGTGGAACACATGGACACCACCTCTCCTTCGGAGCCCCCCTCCAATACCGTGTCTGTCCAGAGGCAGGGGCGTAGCGAGAGACGCTCCCTCGCTTGCAAACAG GAGATGTCATTGGATGCTGAGAAGGAGCGTCGCGTTCCTGATGTGTCCTGCTCATTCAACTTCCGGAGGGCAAAGTCCCTGGACCGCCGAGTGACCGAGTCCTCTATGACT CCAGATCTGTTGAATTTCAAGAAAGGATGGATGACCAAGCTATACGAGGATGGAATG TGGAAGAAACACTGGTTTGTTCTCACAGACCAGAGTCTACGATACTACAGGGACTCAATAGCTGAGGAG GCTGCTGATATGGACGGCGAGATTGACCTGTCCACCTGTTATGATGTCACAGAGTTCCCAGTACAGAGGAACTATGGCTTCCAAATCCTT AGTAAGGAGGGTGCGTGCACCCTGTCGGCCATGACCTCGGGAATCCGCCGCAACTGGATTCAGGCCATCATGAAGAACGCGCGGCCCACCATCGCTCCTCCCGATGTCACCCG GAAAAACGTCTCTCTGAAACTGTCGGTTCTGAAGCCCAG CTCCCTCCTTGAGGAGAAGGCCAGAGGGCGGGTGGTGCTGCATCCGTCTCCCCAGCCAGGCCCTGACCCCAGCCCCGAGAGCCCCCGGGTGGAGGTCCGGGTGGTCAAAacacagaggtctgtagaccACGCTCCTGCCACAGTCGCCGCCCCCGCCTCGGAGCCACGCAAGAGCCGGGTCCGAGAGCGTAGGCGAGAAGGCCGCTCCAAAACTTACGACTGGTCTGAATTCCAGCCCGGACAGACGGAGGACCCCAAGAGGGACAAAGCACCAGATACTGTTGACCCCAGCTCTGCttcttcctcttccacctcctcttcgTCCTCCTCCACTTCTTCCCTGGCGTCCTCCCCTGTCTCCACCACCTCTTCCCCGCCAACTTCCTCCTCTATTTCGGCCCCTCCACCCAGCCGGGGCTCTGCCGTGGCAACCAGGGAGGAGTCAGAGCAGGAGCGGGGGCGGCGGCGGGATGAAAGACCGCAGCGCTTTAAGCAGAACACCCACGCACCCAGCACGGTCACCACCACAATGACGGCCACTGTAAATGCAGTGGGGGCCGAACCGAGGAACCCCGGGGAGTCCCAGgaccaggggaggatggaggtCGACCACTCTGAGCTTGGTGCGGAGGGGAGCGGGGAGAGCGACGGCAGAGCCCCCGACGTGCAGGTGGAGATCGAGCAGCGGTGGCATCAGGTGGAGACCACGCCGCTCCGAGAGGAGAAGCAGGTGCCCATCAGCACCACTGACGCCTGCCTCGCTGAGAGACTGCCCCCACAGGAGCTAGCTGCCATGCTGGACAAAGAG CTGGGGCAGACCCAGAAGGAGCTGGCCAGGCTGCAGGAGCAGAACAACATGCTGCAGGAGCAGCTCGAAGATGCCAGGGGCAGAGAGCACAGTGCCAGGGAGGGCTACGTGCTACAG AGCGGCACCTcgcccccctcctcctcaccacacAGAGCGCCATGGCAACGTCTGCATAAGCTCAACCAAGACCTGCAGAATGATCTGGAGGCCCAGCGACGCAAACAGGACCTGGCCCAGCACCAGGTGCAGACTCTGAGGAGGAGCTACACCGATGCCCAGGACGCTATTGGACGCCACGAGGCTGACATCCAGGCCCTGCAGGCCAAGCTCAGCTCTGCCATGGCTGAGATCCTGGCCAGCGAGCAGGCCGTGGTCCGCATGAGAAACGAACTCAAGCTGGAGCAGGAGCGCTCccgggagcaggaggaggagtgggTGCGCAGCGACGCCACTTTGCGGGTCCAGCTAAGGGACAGCGAGGACAGGCTCCGGGAGGTGGAGGCCAGCCTTCTGGAAAGGAGCCAGGCCCTGAGGCATCTGGAGCGCCAGCAGGCCCTGCAGAGGGACCACCTGAGGGAGGTGCACAGGCTTCAGGAGAGGCTGGCGGAGGTGACAGGCCGGCTGAGCGCCACCGAGCAGGGCCAGGCCCTGAAGGAGGAGCGCCTGAGGACGGAGCAGCGCTCCCTGCAGGAGAGCCACGAGCGGGAGAGGCAGAGCCTAGCCCGGAGGCTGGCTGAGGCCGAGTCTGGGCGGGCAGAGCTGGAGGAGAGGCTGCTGGAGGCGGAGCAGCAGGTGGAGGCTCTTCTGAGGGGGATGCGCGCCTCGGATGGAGACGAGGTCAGGGAGGAAGTGATGCGGCTGCAGGAGGATTTGGCCCAGACAACGGATGTGGCGGAGACGCTGAGGGAGAGCGTCCGCaggctggaggaggagaagggccgGCTGACCTGCCGCTGCCAGGAGCTCCTCAACCAGATCTCTGAGGCAGACCGGGAGGTGACCAAACTCCGTAGCCGGCTGGAAACCGAGGAGGCCGACTACTATACACTGGAGCACTCCTATGAGAGGGCGTCGGAGGAGTTCCAGAAGATCAGCCGTGTGCtccaggagaaggaggaggagatacGGCAGACCAAGGAGATGTACGAGAGACTAGTGGAGCGCAAGGAGGAGGACCTGAACGAGGCCCTCATCAAGATGGCCGCCCTGGGTAGCAGCCTGGAGGAGACTGAGCAGAGGCTTCAGGCCAGGGAAGCGCTGCTCTGCCAGATGGACAAGGGCCTGAGGGGCCAGAGCGAAGCCTGCAGTGCGGAGACGGACCTGCAGGCCAAGCTGGTGGTGGCAGAGGACCGCATTGCAGAGCTCGAGCAGCACCTCAATGCCCTGCAGCTGGGCTATGCCGACCTTCGGATGGAACGCCAACGAGCCCAAGAGGGGGCTCTCCATGCTCGGGAAACAACCAAGGAAAGGGGCCAGTCGTCCTCCAACTCCTTGCCAACGAACACCGACTCCTCGCTGACCTTTGACTTGGGTTCCAAGGTGAAGAGCTCCTCAGACAGTGATGAGTCTCAAGCGAAAAGGCAGAGGATACGGTTCTCCAGCATTCAGTGCCAAAAATACATCCAATCAGAGGACCTGGAGACCAGTAATGCAGACAACACTTCCTCAGACATAAGCGAAGAGATTAGCCAAGAGATCAGCCAAGACTTCCAACTGTCCATGGAGACCAACTCTTCTGATATTACATTCCAGTTCTGCAGCGACCCAGAGAAGTTTATTTCCATCATAACTGCCCTGGAGATCAAGCTTCTGGCCACAGAGGAGAAGCTTAGAGACCTCACCCAGAAGCTTGAGGAGCAGCGGGTGGACCAGCCAGAgggtctgatggagggacaaggcTCCTGGGCAGGGACTGATTCAGAGCTCCAGGAGCTCAATGCTAGActcgaacaggaagaggcacccagCAGTGCCCTCCCTGGGCCAGTTAGTCAGATTACAGCTGCTAAGCACCAATACGCCAAGGCCCTAGTCTGTGTAGAGTCCAGTAGGGAGAAAGTCAGGGGTATTCTAAGTAGTCATTGCCCGGGCAGTACAGGGCTGCAGCTCCACACTTTGTCTGAGATCGAGAATGAGTTAGTTAGTGCAACATTGTACATTAGAGAGGGCGGGATGACATGGAATGAGCCCCCATCAGAGGTCACACAAAGTCCAGCCCAAGAGATTCACAAGAGCAAAGCATCGAATGAGGAAACGATACGACTCTTTGCCAAAACACTGTCTTTTGAGGCAATGGTTTTGAATAAGATGGCTTTTTTGATACAGAATCCAGACTCTGACCTTTTGCAACGTCTTATCGAGATATGTAGAGAGACTGAGACCATCAAAAGAAGTGATGGCGATTGTGTGGCAATTGTTTATGCAGACGTCTTGACCAGGAAGCTAATGTTAGAGAGTGCCTTCTGGGCCGAGGTGGAGAAAATGGAATCCCGTTGTGAATTGATGCAGGAAGAAAGCTCAGATGTTAAGTCAACAGTGGCTAGTATGTCCCTTgaggctaatgttactgttatCTATAACACCTGTGTCAAAGCTGAATTATCGCACTCTCTTCAGAGTCTTAAGAGCTTTTATGAGGAGAAGTTCAAAATGCTCAAAAGGGAATTGGCCCAAGCCCATGGGAGCTTACAACAAAGGGAATCTGCTTTGAAAGAGATTATCCAAGCTCCCAAAAGACTTGATTTGACAGAAGTCCTTCAAGACGTCAGTAGTGAGTTTGGCTTTAGTGAGGAGCAGAGTTTAGCTGACGTAAGTGAACTGACTCCCTATATGGAGCAGATTGAaatggaggaggcacaggatttGGCTGAGGAAGTAGTGGATAGACACTTAGTGGGAAGCGTGCCATCTTGTAGCGTTGACTCTGTTGAATCTCTGCAAGTTGGGCGAGACAACTTGGCCGCTGAGCTAGAGAGACAGGCAGCTATCCTCCACAGATTTTCCCAAGCGATTGAGAGCGGCAGCCATCCTGGCTTAGCCAATATTATCCAAGCAAACTCAAGTTACCAATCCACCCTCAACCTCACGGGTGGCTCCCTTTGCATGCGCGAGGCGCTTATCCAGGCCCAGGTGGCCTACGTAGCCTGTAGGCTAAGAGCCGACCACGAGCGGGACCTGGTCCGATATCGGCAAGCTGGCCATAGCATGGACGTACTTGTCCAGGAGCACGCCTGCACTGTTGGTGCCATTCGGGAGCGCTACGAGGCCTCCCTACAGGAGGAGCGCCAGGGCTTCACGTGTACAATGGCCTCCCTTCAGGATGAGAACCAGGCCCTGAGAGGGGAAATGGGCCAGCGAGTGGAACAGCTCTCCCAGCAGCAGGAGCGGCTGGCTCTCCTGGAGGAGCGCTTCCACAGGGAGACCGAGGAGCTGAGGCAGAGGCACCAACTGGAGCTGAGTCAGGCGGAGCAGGGCCGGGCCTCCACCGAGCTGGCCCTGATGGAGACCACGGCCGACAGCCAGCGGAAGCTGGAAGTCCTGCTGGTGGACATGGACACCATAGAGGAGCGCCACGAAGGCCACCTAAGGAGACTGGAGGAGCAGTTCCAGGGGCAGATCCGAGAGCTGCAGCAGGTCCACCAGGAGGAGATCCAGAGGCTGCACGCCCACTACACAGAGACCATCCGCTCCATCCAAGACCAAGAGGATAGCGGAAGCAAGGGCGATAGTAGCCCTGAGTCGGGCCACTCTCAGTCTCCACTACCCGAGGAGGTCACCCCATCCACTGAGCAGGCTTGGcccatggaggaagaggagcagggtAAGGGGGAGGAGGGTCAAGCTAGGGTGGCGACGGACCCCATGGTAGTCCTGAAGGACAGGATCCAGGAGCTGGAGACCCAGATGGACACCATGAGGGACGAACTGGAGACCAAGCATCTGGAGGGAGATGTGGCCAGCCTGAGAGAGAAATACCAGAGAGACTTTGAAAGTCTAAAG GCTACGTGTGAGCGAGGCTTCACAGCCATGGAGGAGACCCACCACAAGGTCGTCGAGGACCTCCAGAGGCAGCACCAGAGGGAGGTCTCCAAACtactggaggagaaggagaggctaCTGGCTGAAGAGACCGCCGCCACCATCGCTG CTATTGAGGCTATGAAGAACGCACACCGAGAGGAAATGGAGAAGAACCAGCGCTCCCAAATCAGCGGACTGAGCACCGACATCGACGAGCTGCACGAGCAGTATCA GGAGGAGCTGCAGTCGATCCAGAGGGAGCTGGAGGTGTTGTCGGAGCAGTACTCTCAGAAGTGTCTGGAGAATGCCCACCTGGCCCAGGCCCTGGAGGCTGAGAGACAGGCCCTCAGACAGTGTCAGAGGGAGAACCAGGAGCTCAACGCacacaaccag GAGCTGAATAACCGTCTGACCGTGGAGATCACACGCATGCGCTCCTGCTACAGCGGAGAAACGGCCCTGTCACCCTTCACCCAGGGCAAGGACCTCTATGAACTGGAG GTCTTATTGCGTATCAAGGAGTCCGAAATCCAGTATCTCAAACAGGAAATCCATTCGCTGAAGGATGAACTTCAGTCTGCGTTAAGG GATAAGAAATATGCCACAGACAAGTACAAAGACATCTACACAGAGCTCAGCATCGTGAAGGCCaaggctgactgtgacatcaccAAGCTGACGGAGAAGCTACTGGTTGCCACGGAAGCACTGGGGGAGAGGAACGTTGATGGGTCGGCTACCCCTGGATATG ATATCATGAAATCGAAAAGTAATCCAGATTTTTTGAAAAAGGAACGATCGACTCTCTCCAAGCAAATAAGAGGTGTTAGATCAAAG AGCCTCAAAGAGGGACTGACCGTGCAGGAGCGCATGAAGCTGTTCGAAGCGAAAGATTCCAGAAAGATCTGA